In Heterodontus francisci isolate sHetFra1 chromosome 30, sHetFra1.hap1, whole genome shotgun sequence, a genomic segment contains:
- the LOC137346488 gene encoding fibrinogen-like protein 1-like protein produces the protein MKMMKMEQGTLFQISFFLLLIMATISAVPHDCTEIQRKNKNAISGLYVIKPEQSPPLVVNCVMRSNGSWTVIQRNSKYSKITWTESWTTYKYGFGDVLNDHWLGNEYIHLLTRQARYKLRIEFTDNKNKIKYAEYSSFYLEHENDKYTIRLGHFSGGVVTNTITDNQKFTTKDKDNDNYQRCCATSRGGWWYDACGSVYLNYKYPYWSGLTIQKVTMMIQPTC, from the exons AT GAAAATGATGAAAATGGAGCAAGGAACCCTCTTTCAGATTAGTTTCTTCCTCTTACTTATAATGGCAACAATTTCAGCAG TGCCACATGACTGCACAGAGATTCAACGAAAGAACAAAAATGCTATTTCGGGACTTTACGTCATCAAGCCTGAACAATCCCCTCCacttgtggtcaactgtgtcatgaGAAGCAATGGTAGCTGGACAGTGATTCAAAGAAACAGCAAATACAGCAAGATCACCTGGACAGAAAGCTGGACCACATATAAATATGGCTTTGGTGATGTGTTGAATGATCACTGGCTGGGTAATGAATACATCCACCTTCTGACTAGGCAGGCTAGGTACAAGCTGAGAATAGAGTTTACAGacaataaaaacaaaataaaatatgcAGAATATTCCTCTTTTTACCTAGAACATGAGAATGACAAGTATACTATCAGACTTGGGCACTTCTCTGGGGGTGTTGTAACTAATACAATTACCGATAACCAGAAATTTACTACAAAGGATAAAGATAATGATAACTACCAACGTTGTTGTGCCACTAGTCGTGGTGGATGGTGGTatgatgcctgtggaagtgtgtatCTTAATTACAAGTACCCATACTGGTCTGGATTGACCATCCAGAAAGTTACCATGATGATTCAACCAACATGTTAA